A window from Dehalobacter sp. DCA encodes these proteins:
- a CDS encoding pyridoxamine 5'-phosphate oxidase family protein — MVINEGVKAVIEGSAFLSLVTLGADGIPHPIIVGKGEVVGDTVVFGIYKMDVTQQNLAADKNIWVVAATMDGGPKGYRLNGTAEVKDKKLIFTPAKVDALI; from the coding sequence ATGGTTATTAATGAAGGGGTCAAAGCAGTCATTGAGGGTTCGGCCTTTCTTTCCCTTGTCACACTGGGTGCAGATGGCATTCCTCACCCAATTATTGTTGGCAAAGGCGAAGTTGTAGGTGACACAGTAGTCTTCGGCATTTACAAAATGGACGTAACACAACAGAATTTAGCAGCTGACAAAAACATATGGGTTGTTGCAGCCACAATGGACGGCGGACCTAAAGGCTATCGTCTCAATGGTACAGCTGAGGTCAAGGATAAGAAGCTCATTTTCACCCCAGCAAAAGTTGATGCTCTGATATAA
- a CDS encoding dehalogenase, with amino-acid sequence MVKKQKLQRKGKVEKKGDVVDSMGGIIAYILGLATVLLIQLYKKSVEKKNRKFGIWSWVLSIFVTLYVDFLIYWLYMGVWEGQPKAGIVGLFLMGIIGVVIVAVAQLLVSKSFGKKTIAKLMKGEKA; translated from the coding sequence TTGGTAAAAAAGCAAAAATTACAAAGAAAAGGAAAAGTAGAGAAGAAGGGAGACGTGGTAGATAGTATGGGTGGAATCATCGCATATATTTTGGGTCTTGCTACGGTATTGCTTATTCAATTATACAAAAAGTCTGTGGAGAAGAAGAACCGCAAGTTCGGCATCTGGAGCTGGGTATTATCAATATTTGTTACACTCTATGTAGATTTTTTAATATATTGGCTCTACATGGGAGTATGGGAGGGGCAGCCCAAAGCCGGAATAGTCGGATTATTCCTGATGGGTATTATTGGGGTCGTTATCGTTGCTGTTGCTCAATTATTGGTCAGCAAATCTTTTGGAAAAAAAACGATTGCCAAGTTAATGAAAGGAGAAAAAGCATAA
- a CDS encoding reductive dehalogenase yields MSKKLSRRSFLKSTALTGALTSILTLTPGAREKLLGDGAASALEYPRVDKPPYEVEGEVGRFDNRNNAHSRGYWDESQSFYMFGPQGMTAFHDTLKNIATGTPKPGFDHRDLSLFMSSALMFKVGSFAASHLWEPELPPGLTQPYKTTPEEAAQTVKMAAKHFGASVVGTCKLNRNWLYSHRYHVENWKTDAKDLFTKVFGLEKGLLGPVMTPEERKKLQLPNVDDELPQEMNNVIVCGIEMDYEAYQRTLSCVEVAETYRAYSFDKFLIMHLALFINYMGYRAWPFGSYGPGLGIPMAVDAGLGEMGRNGLLINPDFGPRLRICGVITDMPIQPDKPIDMGVTKFCETCAVCADNCPSGSIPKDNNRTAEAVYSTTNSGVKKWPIDACKCKAYWDDHNISACGNCVHYCPYNKPKTEMHKLAAHLAPTLGSTLVKMEKMLGYSEPKDVASWWAQDPNKFFPRK; encoded by the coding sequence ATGTCTAAGAAACTTAGCAGAAGGTCCTTTCTGAAAAGTACTGCACTGACTGGAGCCCTGACCAGTATATTGACACTTACGCCCGGAGCAAGAGAGAAATTACTTGGAGACGGTGCTGCGAGTGCGCTGGAATACCCCAGAGTGGATAAACCGCCTTATGAGGTTGAAGGTGAAGTCGGGCGATTTGATAATAGAAATAACGCTCATTCCCGCGGGTATTGGGATGAAAGCCAGTCGTTTTATATGTTTGGCCCACAAGGGATGACAGCCTTTCATGATACTTTAAAAAATATTGCTACCGGGACACCAAAACCTGGGTTTGATCATCGCGATCTATCATTATTTATGAGTTCCGCGTTGATGTTTAAAGTTGGTAGCTTTGCTGCGTCGCACCTGTGGGAGCCAGAACTGCCTCCGGGATTAACACAACCATACAAGACGACTCCGGAAGAAGCAGCCCAGACTGTGAAAATGGCCGCTAAACATTTCGGCGCAAGCGTTGTGGGAACCTGTAAGCTTAATCGGAATTGGCTTTACAGTCACAGGTATCACGTTGAGAATTGGAAGACGGATGCCAAAGACTTGTTTACAAAAGTGTTTGGTCTTGAAAAAGGCCTGTTGGGGCCGGTGATGACACCCGAAGAAAGAAAGAAATTACAACTGCCGAATGTAGATGATGAATTGCCTCAAGAGATGAATAACGTTATCGTCTGTGGTATTGAAATGGACTACGAGGCCTACCAGCGTACCCTTTCCTGTGTTGAAGTAGCTGAAACGTATCGGGCATACAGCTTTGATAAATTCTTGATTATGCACTTGGCCCTCTTTATTAATTATATGGGTTACCGTGCTTGGCCATTTGGCAGTTATGGACCAGGCTTGGGAATTCCGATGGCTGTCGATGCAGGGCTGGGGGAAATGGGACGGAATGGTCTGCTTATCAACCCGGACTTTGGACCTCGTCTGCGTATTTGTGGTGTTATCACCGACATGCCTATCCAGCCGGATAAACCTATAGATATGGGAGTGACCAAGTTCTGCGAGACCTGTGCGGTTTGCGCTGATAACTGTCCTTCCGGGTCTATTCCCAAGGATAATAATCGTACTGCCGAAGCCGTATATTCCACTACAAATTCTGGTGTTAAAAAGTGGCCGATTGATGCTTGTAAATGCAAAGCCTATTGGGATGATCATAACATAAGTGCTTGTGGTAACTGTGTTCATTATTGTCCGTACAATAAACCCAAAACTGAAATGCATAAGTTAGCAGCGCATTTGGCACCGACGCTAGGATCCACGCTTGTCAAGATGGAAAAAATGTTAGGCTATTCAGAACCCAAAGATGTGGCAAGCTGGTGGGCACAGGATCCTAATAAATTCTTTCCAAGGAAGTAA
- a CDS encoding FMN-binding protein, with protein sequence MLKRIMIVVAVAILIGALAYSNMAAEKDELLYMKQILPQTNFEKISNNPPTFKTDQSNGKEHYYVVFGEANGYGGPMKVAAVIDPLGEIQQVVVVESRETPSFLNKVLKAKFLDQFKNIKANDPIELGADIDYVTGATVSSRAIANAVRQGSHEVAVNQLGLSISEKPESWKFGLAEASAIILLLAVWVLSLVWKKSKMRYITLLAAVIIFGFWLKIQISLSSISALLMGYWPSIHSNMIWYVIVLGGLGIALFSGRNLYCYWLCPFGGVQELTSMVRGRSKCRRVSNQLLKLLPKILLWSGLLLTFLYRNPAIGSYEPFGTLFGLTGTFLNWLLLLVIMTGSIFIYRFWCDCFCPVGAFLDICAKIRRRLGKLVHLPEKVTQHQMPMNKNE encoded by the coding sequence ATGTTAAAACGCATAATGATAGTTGTTGCGGTTGCTATATTGATTGGGGCTTTGGCATATTCCAATATGGCAGCAGAGAAGGATGAACTCCTTTACATGAAACAGATTTTGCCGCAAACAAACTTTGAAAAAATAAGTAACAACCCTCCAACTTTTAAAACGGATCAAAGCAACGGCAAGGAACATTATTATGTCGTATTTGGAGAGGCCAATGGTTACGGCGGGCCAATGAAGGTAGCTGCAGTAATTGATCCGCTGGGGGAGATCCAACAGGTTGTGGTTGTGGAGAGCAGAGAGACGCCTAGTTTTTTGAACAAAGTCTTAAAGGCAAAATTTCTGGATCAGTTTAAGAACATAAAAGCAAATGATCCGATTGAACTGGGTGCTGACATTGATTACGTCACCGGGGCCACGGTAAGTTCCAGGGCTATCGCCAATGCTGTACGACAGGGAAGTCACGAAGTGGCAGTCAATCAACTTGGTCTAAGCATATCGGAAAAGCCGGAATCCTGGAAGTTTGGGTTAGCGGAAGCAAGCGCGATCATTCTGCTTTTAGCCGTATGGGTCCTAAGCTTGGTGTGGAAAAAGTCCAAAATGCGGTATATTACTTTACTTGCTGCAGTCATTATCTTTGGATTCTGGCTTAAAATCCAGATTTCCTTATCCTCTATCTCGGCATTATTGATGGGGTATTGGCCTTCTATACACAGTAATATGATTTGGTATGTAATCGTACTAGGTGGTTTAGGAATCGCTCTTTTTTCAGGACGCAACCTATACTGTTACTGGCTGTGTCCTTTCGGGGGAGTACAAGAATTAACAAGTATGGTAAGAGGTCGCAGCAAGTGCCGAAGGGTATCTAATCAGCTCCTGAAATTATTGCCTAAGATACTGTTATGGTCTGGCTTACTTTTAACTTTCCTGTACCGGAACCCGGCTATTGGTAGTTATGAACCATTTGGCACGTTGTTTGGGCTTACAGGGACTTTTCTTAATTGGCTATTATTGCTTGTGATTATGACGGGGTCCATCTTTATCTATCGGTTCTGGTGCGATTGCTTCTGTCCAGTAGGTGCTTTTCTGGATATTTGCGCTAAAATCAGGCGTAGACTCGGAAAACTCGTGCACTTACCTGAGAAAGTTACCCAGCACCAAATGCCGATGAATAAAAACGAGTAG
- a CDS encoding Crp/Fnr family transcriptional regulator, with product MEVIAVFDYSHFPWEPSSEKLFDFMKTNGQRFTVSKGQRVINTGEEINYIQCVEKGTLKTMMLSKDGRQRTVSIIQAGGIYGLVPVLLEVKSSPLEIRACEDSTICYVTKNQIFEGINGNPILAFAFMDYLSNYAIALVENFESLWFFPPRQRFLLFLRNLYSLNHSEYDNWYKAPYILTHQEIADSIGATREFVTKQFSDLKNKGMIKVIDRNIYFPEDFKSWVESQL from the coding sequence GTGGAGGTGATTGCAGTGTTTGACTATTCACATTTCCCATGGGAGCCTTCATCTGAAAAACTATTTGATTTTATGAAGACGAATGGTCAACGTTTTACTGTAAGCAAAGGACAAAGAGTCATAAATACCGGTGAAGAAATAAACTACATCCAGTGTGTCGAAAAAGGAACATTGAAGACCATGATGTTAAGTAAAGACGGAAGACAAAGAACAGTGAGTATTATTCAAGCCGGAGGAATTTACGGTTTAGTTCCCGTACTTCTGGAAGTAAAATCGTCTCCCCTTGAGATAAGGGCTTGTGAAGACAGCACAATTTGTTATGTCACGAAAAATCAAATTTTTGAAGGAATTAATGGTAACCCCATCTTGGCCTTTGCTTTTATGGACTACTTGAGTAATTACGCTATTGCGCTTGTAGAAAATTTCGAATCCTTATGGTTTTTCCCTCCAAGACAGCGGTTTTTACTATTCTTACGTAATCTTTATTCACTCAATCACTCAGAATATGATAATTGGTATAAAGCCCCATATATCCTTACTCATCAAGAGATTGCAGATTCTATTGGTGCTACACGAGAATTTGTTACGAAGCAATTCTCTGATTTAAAAAACAAAGGTATGATCAAAGTAATAGATCGAAATATATATTTTCCCGAAGACTTCAAATCATGGGTTGAATCCCAATTATAA
- a CDS encoding Crp/Fnr family transcriptional regulator — translation MDDINNKQIPRPYMLENFEKIERLEKYLHLAHKRIFPKGAIVQAQGKNANSILYVKSGCLGVSIGSDDGCTKFLFHVNEKTIGATINSNEDNSEVQVYAIRKSTVYFFALEDILEIFNEDKQVLLEVIQNILDKSYCLMAKTRDLSYYRPSSRILRFIYNLCISEGKLVDNYYIINTKLTQKTIGDITGTHYVSVSKLFKMLEEQRILKKTKDKIYIYNLSKLASMINEVLKY, via the coding sequence ATGGATGATATTAATAATAAGCAAATTCCCCGGCCTTATATGCTTGAGAATTTTGAAAAAATTGAAAGACTAGAGAAGTACTTGCATCTGGCACATAAACGTATATTTCCTAAAGGAGCAATCGTTCAAGCACAGGGTAAAAATGCTAATTCTATTCTTTATGTCAAGTCCGGATGCCTGGGTGTAAGCATTGGTTCAGATGATGGCTGTACCAAATTTCTTTTTCATGTTAATGAAAAAACGATCGGGGCAACAATCAATTCAAATGAAGACAATAGCGAAGTTCAGGTTTATGCGATCAGAAAAAGTACGGTTTATTTTTTTGCGCTTGAAGATATTCTGGAAATATTTAATGAGGATAAACAGGTACTTCTGGAAGTTATTCAAAATATTCTTGATAAGTCTTATTGTCTTATGGCAAAAACAAGGGATTTAAGTTATTACCGGCCGTCAAGCAGAATATTACGGTTTATCTATAATCTCTGTATCTCTGAAGGAAAGCTTGTGGACAATTATTACATTATAAACACCAAACTAACGCAAAAAACTATCGGAGACATTACTGGAACTCATTATGTTTCAGTGAGTAAACTGTTTAAAATGCTAGAAGAGCAGAGAATACTCAAAAAAACAAAAGATAAAATTTACATTTACAATCTTTCAAAATTAGCTTCTATGATTAATGAAGTTTTAAAGTACTGA
- a CDS encoding VanZ family protein, whose protein sequence is MIITILMFIIVSITWFISTLPFLVPYHILLTSQSRKIGYKLSIEHIVIVYIFVYYLTGVLDFTGIYTILRDIVHNSFGIITPKGLNIPPDEINLIPFRWLTEGVRPYIENILLFIPLGFMLPCIWKKYEVLWKTALSGITFSLIIELSQLFNRNRVTDIDDLLMNTLGALIGWVIFRLLKEHLSKLQDKVSVQSTNIEKIPLLLREEACFYMACAFAGMFFVYNPFLIYPFLRSLFN, encoded by the coding sequence GTGATCATTACGATTTTAATGTTTATTATAGTGTCGATTACATGGTTTATTAGTACTTTGCCCTTCTTGGTTCCATACCATATACTACTGACCTCTCAAAGCAGAAAGATTGGCTATAAACTGTCAATTGAACATATTGTAATCGTATATATCTTTGTGTACTACCTTACTGGTGTTCTAGATTTTACTGGTATTTATACCATTTTGAGGGATATCGTTCATAACAGCTTTGGTATAATAACACCAAAGGGGTTGAATATTCCACCTGATGAGATTAATCTGATTCCATTTCGTTGGCTTACAGAGGGTGTTCGCCCATACATAGAAAATATATTACTTTTTATACCTCTTGGATTTATGCTTCCATGTATTTGGAAAAAGTATGAAGTGTTATGGAAAACAGCATTATCCGGTATTACATTCTCTCTTATCATAGAATTGAGTCAATTGTTCAATAGAAATAGAGTAACGGATATTGATGATTTACTGATGAATACTCTCGGAGCGTTAATCGGATGGGTAATTTTTAGGCTGCTGAAAGAACATTTATCAAAATTACAGGACAAGGTTTCTGTCCAAAGTACCAATATCGAAAAAATTCCCTTACTCCTTCGTGAAGAGGCATGTTTTTATATGGCCTGCGCATTCGCCGGTATGTTCTTTGTGTATAACCCATTTTTAATTTACCCATTTTTAAGATCTTTATTTAATTAA
- a CDS encoding DUF3102 domain-containing protein — MKDVNKNGVFSFGGGESGLPSSDSNPNFSFFQAVIPLGIPTEEQEEFMACHDVNIVKF, encoded by the coding sequence ATGAAGGACGTCAATAAAAATGGCGTCTTTTCTTTTGGGGGTGGAGAAAGTGGCCTGCCAAGTTCGGATTCGAATCCGAATTTTAGTTTTTTCCAAGCGGTCATCCCCCTGGGGATTCCGACAGAAGAGCAGGAGGAATTTATGGCCTGCCATGATGTTAATATAGTTAAATTTTAA
- a CDS encoding reductive dehalogenase — protein MSIEKQEGQKQEQELRINRRNFLKAGAASAISMGILGMANALPVQAAETVSNSAGQSKLHPTNYGSASVKMADFNDQWLGTTKIVGPIKKFHEADQGFNLVFRHKVSEAAFKANMFYHAAAKYPLGDALAKFTLSLAPMVSGKTAPEKLNIPDPEQMSQHIKDCAYFLRADEVGIGKMPSFAYYEFKAPPLADMMKDDLSKSVPVTESLPYVIVVMTDQHLETMLASTGYDGISGSQSFRSYHATAVITVILANYIRNLGYNARAHHFSNYAAIMAPCMISAGLGEMTRTGDCVAHPTLGFRNKVAAVTTDLPLAPDRPIDFGAQDFCRVCKKCADNCPSGAITQDEDYIEKNGILRWQSDIKKCVEFRVTNKEGSMCGRCMKVCPWNSKEDSWFHQAGTFLGSHGETASSLLKQVDDMFGYGTEQIEKYKWWLEWPERY, from the coding sequence ATGTCTATTGAAAAACAAGAAGGGCAGAAACAGGAGCAGGAGCTAAGGATAAACCGACGTAATTTCCTAAAGGCAGGAGCAGCCTCAGCTATTTCCATGGGTATTCTTGGTATGGCAAATGCTTTGCCGGTGCAAGCCGCCGAGACGGTGTCAAACTCCGCAGGACAGTCGAAGCTTCATCCGACGAATTACGGCAGCGCCTCAGTTAAAATGGCTGATTTTAACGACCAATGGTTGGGCACAACCAAGATTGTTGGTCCTATAAAAAAATTCCATGAGGCAGATCAGGGATTCAACTTGGTTTTCCGCCATAAGGTTTCCGAGGCGGCTTTTAAGGCGAACATGTTTTACCATGCTGCTGCAAAATATCCTTTGGGAGATGCTTTAGCCAAGTTTACTTTAAGCTTAGCTCCGATGGTCTCTGGAAAAACCGCCCCTGAAAAATTGAATATTCCCGACCCTGAACAGATGTCCCAGCATATCAAAGACTGCGCCTATTTCTTAAGGGCTGATGAGGTCGGCATCGGCAAAATGCCTTCATTTGCATACTATGAGTTCAAGGCGCCTCCTCTTGCAGATATGATGAAAGATGACTTGTCTAAATCAGTACCTGTCACAGAGAGCCTGCCTTATGTCATCGTTGTCATGACTGATCAGCATTTGGAGACCATGCTGGCATCTACCGGCTATGACGGCATCAGCGGTTCCCAATCATTCCGTTCTTACCATGCAACCGCCGTTATTACGGTGATTTTGGCAAACTATATCCGTAATCTTGGTTACAACGCCAGAGCGCATCATTTTTCCAATTATGCCGCGATCATGGCTCCTTGTATGATATCCGCAGGACTGGGAGAGATGACAAGGACAGGTGACTGTGTAGCTCACCCAACACTTGGATTCCGCAACAAAGTTGCCGCTGTGACCACGGACTTGCCGCTAGCTCCAGATAGGCCAATTGATTTCGGCGCTCAGGATTTCTGCAGGGTGTGCAAAAAATGTGCCGATAATTGTCCTTCGGGAGCGATTACCCAAGACGAAGATTATATTGAAAAGAATGGTATTTTGCGTTGGCAGAGTGACATTAAGAAATGCGTTGAATTCCGTGTAACCAATAAAGAAGGGTCCATGTGCGGACGCTGCATGAAGGTTTGTCCATGGAATTCCAAAGAAGACTCCTGGTTCCATCAGGCCGGTACATTTCTCGGTAGTCACGGTGAAACTGCGTCAAGTTTGCTTAAACAGGTTGACGATATGTTTGGCTATGGTACTGAACAGATTGAGAAGTACAAATGGTGGTTAGAGTGGCCTGAACGTTATTAA
- a CDS encoding winged helix-turn-helix transcriptional regulator has product MKSDQNNSACRNNCPCMEDCPLGSALRLIGGKWKVPILCALNQDGITRYNELKRKIRGITNTMLAGSLKELEEDGLIYRKQYMEMPVRVEYALTDLCSDLMPILKQLAHWGIQVQESEYTLNKN; this is encoded by the coding sequence ATGAAAAGCGATCAAAACAACAGCGCATGCAGAAATAACTGCCCATGTATGGAGGATTGTCCATTAGGAAGTGCATTAAGGTTAATAGGCGGAAAATGGAAAGTACCCATTTTATGCGCGCTTAATCAAGACGGTATAACAAGGTATAATGAACTGAAACGCAAGATTAGAGGCATAACAAATACGATGTTGGCAGGTTCATTGAAGGAATTGGAAGAAGACGGTCTTATCTACCGTAAACAATATATGGAGATGCCGGTGAGGGTTGAATATGCATTGACGGACCTTTGTAGTGACCTGATGCCGATTCTAAAACAACTTGCACATTGGGGGATTCAGGTTCAGGAGTCTGAATACACATTGAACAAAAACTAA
- a CDS encoding cobalamin B12-binding domain-containing protein (Presence of a B(12) (cobalamin)-binding domain implies dependence on cobalamin itself, in one of its several forms, or in some unusual lineages, dependence on a cobalamin-like analog.) — translation MMDLKALIQAMSDLDEDVLNKAIDEVLSKDDNAAEVQEVVKACQQGMTLVGERYDSGEYFIGDLVFAGEVLQNVMDKLKPVLSAGSSAKGGMIVLATVFGDLHDIGKNIFRSMVEAANFEVIDLGINVPVSQIVDKVKEVNPDIVGLSGVLTLALDSMKETVDGLNNAGLRNSVKVIIGGVPVNENVCQSIGADAFSTNAAEGVKICQRWVG, via the coding sequence GTGATGGATTTGAAAGCCCTGATTCAAGCGATGTCCGATTTGGACGAAGACGTGTTAAACAAGGCGATTGATGAAGTGCTAAGCAAAGACGACAACGCCGCCGAAGTTCAAGAAGTTGTTAAAGCCTGTCAGCAAGGTATGACGCTCGTAGGTGAACGCTATGATTCGGGCGAGTACTTTATCGGAGACCTGGTCTTCGCCGGGGAAGTTTTGCAAAACGTAATGGACAAGCTCAAACCGGTTTTAAGTGCAGGATCTTCAGCAAAAGGCGGAATGATTGTCCTGGCTACCGTTTTCGGAGATCTTCATGATATCGGCAAAAATATTTTCAGATCCATGGTTGAAGCCGCAAATTTCGAGGTGATCGACCTGGGGATCAATGTTCCGGTTAGCCAGATCGTGGACAAGGTTAAAGAGGTTAACCCTGATATCGTAGGCTTAAGCGGCGTACTGACTTTAGCGCTGGATAGTATGAAAGAAACGGTTGATGGACTGAACAATGCGGGCCTTAGAAATTCAGTCAAGGTGATTATCGGCGGAGTACCCGTTAATGAGAATGTATGTCAAAGCATAGGGGCGGACGCCTTTTCGACAAACGCAGCTGAAGGGGTCAAAATATGCCAAAGATGGGTGGGTTGA
- a CDS encoding uroporphyrinogen decarboxylase family protein — MSEIMNLYQKRVERVYKAINLEQPDRVPISSALGTWSSYYAGYTDSESNWDLDKCSKSLLKVVNDIPMDVLHMFYARPGGMYQALGSKSFHYLNESNIVQYSDENAEVMTSEEYPEFIKDPFRFMVEKVLPRKYSELAKESPAKDLALAKGAMQFGMYGAKKGAAEANLITQYGIPMLFDGLAIMPLDWIADFFRGIKGAFMDMRRRPEELLEAAQALTPLVIRFGMGQMFSTPPKANPKIILLPLHLPTMLKTADFDKFYWPMFKTIIEAFVANGVIPMPFYEGDWSRYYDHLQDLPAKKTLGWFEHGDSKELKQKLGNTMCILGLFPLTLLQYGTKEECITKAKELLDDLAPGGGYIFSTDKELLSAADGKVENIIAVNKFVMEYGIY, encoded by the coding sequence ATGAGTGAAATAATGAACCTTTACCAAAAACGTGTAGAAAGAGTTTACAAAGCCATTAATCTAGAACAACCGGATCGAGTTCCGATCTCTTCCGCTCTTGGAACATGGTCTTCCTACTATGCAGGGTACACTGACTCCGAATCCAACTGGGATTTGGATAAATGCAGTAAGTCTCTTCTAAAAGTAGTTAACGACATACCGATGGACGTCTTGCACATGTTTTACGCCAGACCCGGTGGCATGTATCAGGCTTTGGGCAGTAAATCTTTTCATTATTTGAATGAAAGCAACATTGTTCAATATTCAGATGAGAATGCGGAAGTAATGACTAGCGAAGAATATCCTGAATTTATTAAAGACCCATTTAGGTTCATGGTGGAAAAAGTTTTGCCGCGGAAATATTCGGAATTGGCAAAAGAATCACCTGCAAAGGATTTAGCACTAGCAAAAGGCGCTATGCAATTTGGTATGTATGGAGCGAAAAAGGGCGCTGCAGAGGCTAATCTAATAACCCAGTATGGAATACCTATGCTATTTGATGGTTTAGCAATAATGCCATTAGATTGGATTGCCGATTTCTTCCGGGGTATTAAAGGCGCATTTATGGATATGCGTCGTCGGCCTGAAGAATTGCTTGAGGCTGCGCAGGCACTTACTCCGTTAGTAATAAGGTTTGGAATGGGTCAGATGTTTTCAACACCACCGAAAGCAAACCCCAAAATCATCCTACTTCCTTTACATTTACCTACTATGCTTAAAACAGCAGATTTTGATAAATTTTACTGGCCTATGTTTAAAACGATTATCGAGGCCTTCGTGGCTAATGGAGTAATTCCAATGCCATTCTATGAAGGAGATTGGTCACGCTACTATGATCATCTTCAAGATCTGCCTGCCAAGAAAACACTGGGATGGTTCGAACACGGCGATTCTAAAGAACTTAAACAGAAGCTTGGAAATACCATGTGCATACTAGGTCTTTTTCCGTTAACGTTGTTACAATATGGCACGAAGGAAGAATGTATTACCAAAGCGAAAGAATTATTGGATGATCTGGCTCCTGGCGGAGGATATATTTTCTCAACCGATAAGGAACTTCTTTCGGCAGCTGACGGCAAGGTGGAAAACATCATCGCCGTAAACAAGTTTGTCATGGAGTATGGTATTTATTAA